The following proteins come from a genomic window of Streptomyces sp. NBC_00539:
- a CDS encoding helix-turn-helix domain-containing protein, whose amino-acid sequence MERLIEEIREDLERRITVAADRLTDRTQAEDPAYAALIGRPGLHERIHRTLGQAVSGLARVSRGLPVDRACADTARAEGTEAAERGLPLDSLLRGYRRAGRSLWQALTEAVTAHDRAALPRLLPAAAELWEVLERMSDAASEAYRDAVAARADRDREHRAALLDALLDNGGTAAEAAEAAARLGLPERGRFAVIASGPGGSPPGPVPAPAAAGAPRVWWRVRAGGASGLVELGHHPLEAVRELLAPPGARAGVSPVVVSPAELAGARRLAELALHTAPAAGGPGATLLDERLPAALVASDAELAGRLRKVVLGPVLELPPEDRRVLLTTLGTWLACGGSTTYAAQRLYCHRNTVSNRLRRLERLTGRSLSDPAQVVELALAHAAVLQHAAG is encoded by the coding sequence ATGGAGCGGCTCATCGAGGAGATACGCGAGGACTTGGAACGCCGGATCACCGTGGCGGCGGACCGGCTCACCGACCGGACGCAGGCCGAGGACCCCGCGTACGCCGCGCTGATCGGGCGGCCCGGGCTGCACGAGCGGATCCACCGCACGCTGGGGCAGGCCGTGTCGGGCCTGGCCCGGGTCTCCCGGGGGCTGCCGGTGGATCGGGCCTGCGCCGACACGGCTCGCGCCGAGGGGACGGAGGCGGCCGAGCGCGGACTGCCGCTGGATTCCCTGCTGCGCGGATACCGGCGCGCCGGGCGGTCGTTGTGGCAGGCGCTGACCGAGGCGGTGACCGCGCACGACCGGGCTGCGCTGCCGCGGCTGCTGCCGGCGGCGGCGGAGCTGTGGGAGGTGCTGGAGCGGATGTCGGACGCCGCGTCAGAGGCGTACCGGGACGCCGTCGCCGCGCGCGCCGACCGGGACCGGGAGCACCGGGCGGCCCTCCTCGACGCGCTGTTGGACAACGGGGGGACGGCCGCGGAGGCCGCGGAGGCCGCCGCCCGGCTCGGACTCCCGGAGCGGGGCCGGTTCGCGGTGATCGCGTCCGGGCCGGGCGGGTCCCCTCCCGGCCCGGTCCCCGCCCCGGCTGCGGCCGGCGCCCCGCGCGTGTGGTGGCGGGTGCGCGCCGGTGGCGCGAGCGGGCTGGTGGAGCTGGGCCACCATCCCCTGGAGGCCGTACGGGAGCTCCTCGCGCCGCCCGGCGCGCGGGCCGGGGTGAGCCCGGTGGTGGTGTCCCCCGCCGAACTGGCCGGCGCCCGCAGGCTGGCGGAGCTGGCCCTGCACACCGCCCCGGCGGCGGGTGGCCCGGGCGCCACGCTCCTGGACGAACGGCTCCCGGCGGCGCTGGTCGCCTCTGACGCCGAACTCGCGGGGCGGCTGCGCAAGGTGGTGCTGGGCCCGGTGCTGGAGCTGCCGCCGGAGGACCGCCGGGTGCTGCTGACGACCCTGGGAACCTGGCTGGCCTGCGGGGGCTCGACCACGTACGCCGCGCAGCGCCTGTACTGCCACCGCAACACCGTCTCGAACCGGCTGCGCCGACTGGAGCGGCTCACCGGCCGGTCGCTGTCCGATCCGGCACAGGTCGTGGAACTGGCGCTGGCGCACGCGGCGGTGCTCCAGCACGCCGCCGGCTGA
- a CDS encoding APC family permease → MRRINAKRVLVGEPLDTARLGETLLPKRLALPIFCSDPLSSVAYATEEILLTLALGGVALLHLAWYAAAAIVFLLVVVVASYRQTCHAYPGGGGAYVVSAENLGQTAALTAASALLVDYVLTVAVSVVSGVAAITSAIPALNDHQVALSVAFVVLLTLMNLRGVRESGRVFAVPTYGFVLVIYLMFAVAAFRIGTGDTIRAESATLPITADGTYTGIALVFLAMRAFASGCTALTGVEAISNGVPAFRKPKSRNAATTLAAMGALAVTMFMGITVLAMVYEVHVAADPTELGLPPGTPMSTALAQIGRATFGDWHPLFYLLQAVTAGVLVLAANTAFNGFPMLASILARDRYAPRQLSNRGDRLVYSNGIVLLALAAIALIVAFDAQLTRLIQLYIIGVFVSFTLSQAGMVRHWRRELASPATPREERIHIHRRLAINAVGATLTALVLVIVLVTKFTHGAWLVCIAMPALFLGMKGVRRHYDAVTRQVAVPAGALPRMPARHHVLVLVSSVHAPTLKALGYAQALHPDTLTAVSVAADEHDMRRLREAWADHAPGISLKVLHSPYREVVGPMMAHIQELAATEGGDVLSVVIPEYVVGHWWEQPLHNQNALRLKARLLFTPGVAVIDVPYLLESAQAGETGGAGLPAG, encoded by the coding sequence ATGAGGCGTATCAATGCGAAACGCGTGTTGGTGGGTGAGCCGCTCGACACCGCCCGACTGGGCGAGACGCTCCTGCCCAAGCGGCTCGCCCTGCCGATCTTCTGCAGCGACCCGCTGTCCTCGGTGGCTTACGCCACCGAGGAGATCCTGCTGACCCTCGCCCTCGGCGGCGTCGCCCTGCTCCACCTCGCCTGGTACGCGGCCGCCGCCATCGTCTTCCTGCTCGTGGTGGTCGTCGCCTCGTACCGCCAGACCTGCCACGCCTACCCGGGCGGCGGAGGCGCGTACGTCGTCAGCGCGGAGAACCTCGGCCAAACCGCCGCGCTGACCGCCGCCAGCGCGCTGCTGGTCGACTACGTGCTCACCGTCGCGGTGTCCGTCGTCTCCGGCGTCGCCGCCATCACCTCGGCCATCCCCGCCCTCAACGACCACCAAGTCGCCCTCTCGGTCGCCTTCGTGGTGCTGCTCACGCTGATGAACCTGCGCGGCGTACGGGAGTCCGGGCGCGTCTTCGCCGTCCCGACGTACGGCTTCGTCCTCGTCATCTACCTCATGTTCGCGGTCGCCGCGTTCCGGATCGGGACCGGCGACACCATCCGGGCCGAGTCCGCCACGCTCCCGATCACCGCGGACGGGACGTACACCGGGATCGCGCTGGTGTTCCTCGCGATGCGTGCCTTCGCCTCCGGCTGTACGGCACTGACCGGCGTCGAGGCGATCAGCAACGGCGTGCCCGCCTTCCGCAAACCCAAGAGCCGCAACGCCGCCACCACGCTGGCCGCGATGGGCGCCCTGGCGGTGACCATGTTCATGGGCATCACCGTCCTCGCCATGGTCTACGAGGTGCACGTCGCCGCCGACCCCACCGAGCTGGGCCTGCCCCCGGGAACGCCGATGTCGACCGCGCTCGCCCAGATCGGACGGGCCACCTTCGGCGACTGGCACCCGCTCTTCTACCTGCTCCAGGCCGTCACCGCCGGCGTACTCGTCCTCGCCGCGAACACCGCCTTCAACGGCTTCCCGATGCTCGCCTCCATCCTCGCCCGGGACCGGTACGCGCCGCGCCAGCTCTCCAACCGCGGCGACCGGCTCGTCTACTCCAACGGCATCGTGCTGCTCGCCCTCGCCGCGATCGCCCTGATCGTCGCCTTCGACGCCCAGCTGACCCGCCTCATCCAGCTCTACATCATCGGCGTCTTCGTCTCCTTCACCCTCTCCCAGGCCGGGATGGTCCGGCACTGGAGGCGCGAACTGGCCTCGCCCGCCACCCCGAGGGAGGAGCGGATCCACATCCACCGCCGGCTCGCCATCAACGCGGTCGGCGCCACCCTCACCGCACTGGTCCTGGTCATCGTCCTCGTCACCAAGTTCACCCACGGCGCCTGGCTGGTCTGCATCGCCATGCCCGCCCTGTTCCTGGGCATGAAGGGGGTCCGGCGGCACTACGACGCCGTCACGCGACAGGTCGCCGTCCCCGCCGGCGCCCTTCCCCGCATGCCCGCCCGCCACCACGTCCTGGTGCTGGTCTCCTCCGTGCACGCCCCGACGCTCAAGGCGCTCGGCTACGCGCAGGCCCTGCACCCCGACACCCTGACCGCCGTGTCCGTGGCCGCCGACGAGCACGACATGCGGCGGCTGCGCGAGGCGTGGGCGGACCACGCCCCCGGGATCAGCCTCAAGGTGCTGCATTCGCCCTACCGCGAGGTGGTCGGCCCGATGATGGCCCACATCCAGGAGCTGGCGGCCACCGAGGGCGGGGACGTGCTGTCGGTGGTCATCCCGGAATACGTGGTGGGCCACTGGTGGGAGCAGCCGCTGCACAACCAGAACGCGCTGCGGCTCAAGGCGAGGCTGCTGTTCACCCCGGGCGTCGCGGTGATCGACGTGCCGTACCTCCTGGAGTCGGCGCAGGCCGGGGAAACCGGCGGGGCCGGGCTACCGGCCGGGTAG
- a CDS encoding (2Fe-2S)-binding protein gives MPSHTFTVNGQSVTVDAPDDLPLLWVLRDMLGVRGPKYGCGVDVCKACTSHLDGADVRPCVVPVSACAGKTVTTIEGLAEGDRLHPVQEAWLEQDVSQCGFCQPGQIMAAVALLERTATPTDEDIDAIANICRCGTYFRIREAIRSAAAKMRTA, from the coding sequence GTGCCCTCGCACACCTTCACCGTCAACGGACAGAGCGTGACCGTCGACGCGCCCGACGACCTGCCCCTGCTGTGGGTGCTCCGCGACATGCTGGGCGTGCGCGGGCCGAAGTACGGCTGCGGGGTGGACGTCTGCAAGGCCTGCACCAGCCATCTCGACGGCGCGGACGTCCGACCGTGCGTCGTGCCCGTATCCGCCTGTGCCGGGAAGACGGTCACCACCATCGAGGGGCTGGCCGAGGGGGACAGGCTCCACCCGGTGCAGGAAGCCTGGCTCGAACAGGACGTCTCCCAGTGCGGCTTCTGCCAGCCCGGCCAGATCATGGCGGCGGTCGCCCTGCTGGAGCGCACCGCCACCCCCACGGACGAGGACATCGACGCCATAGCCAACATCTGCCGCTGCGGCACCTACTTCCGCATCCGGGAGGCCATCCGCAGCGCGGCGGCCAAAATGCGCACGGCGTAG